acatacctcaaTAGTTTTAGACTGGCGGGAATATACCTTAATAATCTTGCCACAACGAAACAAGCTTTTGGAATATTCTAAGTTACTATACCCACTGATCAAAAATAGCTGCCACAACTAAATATCTATGCCGGACACTCTATAATGTTCGATGAGAACTTTTCCCACTGTGACCACCACGAATGATCTAAGATCCACCTATAGTCTACTATGCTACCTGTATGGAACTAATAGGTTACAATCGTGTAACTCCCCAAAAGTACCCCAaggtgtcacacagtgcttaagatACAAATAGGCCTAACCTTACCCATTCTATCTATTCCTCTTAAAACTCGCATAAATGGTGAACTAACATATGTATAAAGACTGAAAGAAAATAACTTAATATTTCTCGTTGTGAACTAGTGAATTGGAAATCTTAAACAAAATTCTTGAACTGAATGATATGTattctgacaagcctctatttctaactaaagagccattgggacagaccccagctgacccaaacATAAACGGATATTAAGtaactaaactaatttcattaaTGAACAAGAGTCTGATAATCTGGATCCTCAGACTATGAGTAATTACTGAATTTAGGAAGCTGGTGATGATGCTCGTAGTCAACCGTACTACTGGAaacgagcaccagaacctacattataagacaatatagcacatagacatatatgttggtcagtacttctagaatatactaagtatgtgggggtgaatgcttGAGTAAGACAAGAACTGAATATATATGTAcactttcaaataatacatgctaagcgtaaatgactcaccttggattTCAGTAAAACTAAAGACCACAAGATTATAAAGCATGGATAATGAAGCGTATGAATAAGATTAGTGAGACATTACACTTTTTTTccaaaatctttacttttatttttcttgtgggtgattcttctaactgacatcAACCATATAAGATACCATGGAGTCTAAcatcttacccatattggggagaccTGTTCTACCTTttccattagaatagaacctttacttgatcactatacttcatctatattggaaaatatcttaACCGAAGGTGGCTCATAGTTAACTTTAAATCTTAACCAAGATGAAtacttgtggatttcatgtcttatgtTTAGATCAAAGGATCAAGATTTCTTGAATCATGCTATATTTCATATGAATGGAACTCAAAAAGCTTTGACTTTCTTGCAAACCCATTACTTCTTTTTAAATCTTGAAATTCCTACTCCCCTTCACAACACTTATAACAAAATATCAAGCTCAATACCCATATAGATATCTTTCATCAGAATCCGaatcaaagtaatgaaattcaaatcacaatatcaaTTTTAAAGTTCAAAACTCGAATAAATGTATCCTTTATGCATCTTTAGCCTTTAAAGCATAAAGTAAGGTTATACTTTAATATATGCTAATTTGTAGAATGAACCCTAATGTAAAACATGTATATTCAACTTAATAATCATGCTTTTCAGGCACAAGTATGGAAGATTAACCTTTTTCCAAACCTCACATACCTAGAATTGCTTGACTTATAAAAATGACATGATAGTTGAAAATTGAGAGATGTCTTAGTGaggaaaaccctaatcttggttttcttgaagatgGGAGGAGAAATGATGTTGCTAATTGACtgaaaaattaaggaaaataatgcCTCCTTTGGGTTACAGgtcatgggttgggagttataagaggggaaaagaccaaaaatcacCTTAAATGAACTCATAGAAATTTACCACCAATTATCATGTATCAATCTTATGACTCATTAGATTAGGATACGAGTTAGACTAATAACTCGTAAACTTGGAAAAAGCAAAGATATCACACACTGGTCGACATATGAGTGATAGCTTACAACTCGTTATATGTCCTCGAAACAACCCCTTGTAACTTGGATAGAAACTTAGGGAACCTATACTGCTGAACTTACGAGTTCACTTCATATAAATCACAACATGCATGGACGATATCTAGGGTCAATTATATTTACAAAAGACTTCAACTACTCTATATTTACATAGTTATGacttacaacatatgactcataaggtgTATATACGACTTAAGGAGATGAGATGTAAGTTGCACTGTGGCTTTTAAACACAAGGTATtccaatatctccctcttggaaacattcatcctctaatatGATTTATCTAGGATCTAGATTTTAGAAAAGAATCAACACCTCTATACCAAACTTATAACCAAGCTTATATCTATCACAAGGATCCAATTAATCACAACATAAGATATGACTTAATAATACTTACACTGACttaaagagaaaaagttttggcTGAAAATAGCTTTTTACCTTCAGGAGGAATTGAGTTGGTAGAAAAgaaataaggatacttggtcattatgtctgcttcagcttcccacGTGGCCCCTTTAACTAAATGATttatccaaagaacctttactaatTCTAGTTCTTTATTACTTAGCCTTCGGATCTACTTATCAAGTATCTCCAGAGGAATCTCCTCATACAAAAAGTTATCTTTGACCCCAATACTCTTTAGGGGAACTACTAAGGTcagatctccaatgcacttcttgagcatCGAAACATGGGACACTGAGTGAATTGCAACTAACTCTGATGGAAGGCTCaattcataagctaccttttgtATATACCACACTATCTTATACAGACCAACAAATCGGGGattcaacttccctttctttccaaatctcattattACCTTCATAGGCGACACTTTCAAAAATAACCAATTCCCCACTTCAAACTTAAGTTCTCTCCTCCTTAAaactgcatatgacttctgacgactctgagtagTCTTCAATATTTCACAAATTAACTGAACCTTTACCATAGCTTCAAGAATAGAATCTATCCCAATTAATGccgcttcaccaacctcaaaccatcctatgggAAATCTGTACCTATTCTCGTACAATGCTTTAagtggagccatctgaatactagcatcaTAACTAGTATTaaatgcaaactcaatcaaaggtatatggtcatcccaactttctttaaagaCTAAAATATATGCTCTCAGCATGTCTTCCAGTGTCTAGATTATACGTCCAGTCTGACCATTGGTCTGCAGATAAAAAGTAGTACTAAGCTTAACCTATGTACCAAGGCCTTTCTGAAACAACTGGTAAAACTGCAAAGTGAATTGCgtgcctctatctgaaataatacaCAAGGGTATCCCATACAGCTTTACTAACTTGTGAATATAAATCTTGGCATAATCTTCTACTGTATATGAAGTCTTGATAGGTAGAAAATGTGCTGATTTAGTCATTcgatctactatgacccaaattaaatcctGCTGATGTCTTCTACGAGGCAACcttgtgatgaaatccatattcactacttcccacttccaggtagagATGCTGATCTCCTGTAGCATACCACTCAACCTCTAGTGtttaaccttaacttgttgacggTTGGGAAACTTTcccacaaactctgctatatcccTCTTAATACCATTTCACCAACAAATTTCCCATAAGTTGCTGCTAGACCACTTCTAATTTTTTGCTAATTAGGGATCATTTCGCTGCCCCTCTTTTACTTCCAgtaccagagatgattctgaactattctagaCCACTATTCCTATATCATCCATGTCAAGAAAATGTACTCCCAAATGGGATAATCTATGCAACTCTTTGGCCAATTtccattctttatttttcacatgtgacacactacccatagacaacctagtCAGTGCGTCTGCCACCActttggccttacccggatggtagagtacattcatatcataatctttcaataactccaaccaccttctccaATGAAGAATCATCTCTCACTAATAAAATACATACTAACGACTCTTATGGTtaatgaaaacatcaacatgcacaccaaaGAGGTAGTGCCTTAAATTTTCATGGAAAAAACAACGACAACTAACTCTAAGTCGTGAGTTCAGTAAATCCTTTCATGATCCTTAAGTTACCTGGAGTCATAGGCTATCACTCTCCTATTTTGAATTAGTACACAACCTAGCCCAACTTTGGaagtatcataatacactacaaatcAGTCTAATCACTCTGGTAGAGCTAATATTGGTGctgaagtcaatctatccttcaaatcttggaaactctt
Above is a window of Capsicum annuum cultivar UCD-10X-F1 unplaced genomic scaffold, UCD10Xv1.1 ctg49975, whole genome shotgun sequence DNA encoding:
- the LOC124892717 gene encoding uncharacterized protein LOC124892717; the encoded protein is MAPLKALYENRYRFPIGWFEVGEAALIGIDSILEAMVKVQLICEILKTTQSRQKSYAVLRRRELKFEVGNWLFLKVSPMKVIMRFGKKGKLNPRFVGLYKIVWYIQKVAYELSLPSELVAIHSVSHVSMLKKCIGDLTLVVPLKSIGVKDNFLYEEIPLEILDK